A window of Henckelia pumila isolate YLH828 unplaced genomic scaffold, ASM3356847v2 CTG_477:::fragment_1, whole genome shotgun sequence genomic DNA:
TATATTCTACATTGATCTGAAGATTCATAATATTAATCATTACAAAACTACATATATAATGTATCTTCTAGACAAGAAAGGATTTGTTGTATGGTAGGTCTCGCATTCGACACACCATCAATGCATCCCAAGGCGATTTCGTAAATCATGTTGGCTTGCTTTAGATCTCTTCCCTCCACGCAGAACTCAAACAAGCAATCAATATTCCTTTTCGCCTTCGATGAAGTGCCGGCCTTGTTAGGCCATCCAAGGATATCCATCAACACAACGCCCAAGTTATGTACGTCGCTCTCGCGCGACGTCGTTCCCGTGCATAATACTCGCTCCGGTTGTGTTGAAAGCTGCACCATCTGCCCCGGATCGTCGATGTCCACGACGTTTTCCGCCAGCTGGACGAAACCGTAGTTGGACAGATGGGCGGTGAAGTCGATGTCGATCATGACATTGGAGGATTTGATGTCTCCGTGGACGTTTACTTGCAAGCGTTTCTCTCTCGGAGGGTTTTGGGAGTGGATGTATCCGATTGCTTTTGCAATGCATTGGATTATCTTGAGGCGATGCTTCCATTGTAGGGCAGTTTGGCCTTGTTCCCTTGCACCTAATCAAGAAAATTAATGTTttgggatatatatatatatatatatgtactttcgaatatatatatatatatgtttcaaaCTATATATAATGCATCATATATAGCTTCCAGCCTTCTTGATAATTAAACAAGAGAATATTTGGAAAAGTATAGATTCAATAGAGCACATCAGATGAGAGTTATTTTTAGAtgaaaattattgttaagatAAAACAATCTAGACTTCTGTGtgattctatgctacaccgggaGCAAACGAGATATTGACATACAATAtgatccaaaaatttaaaaacatataCCAGCAAGCAAATCAGCGAGACTCCCCATAGGATAGTAGCCACAAACCACAAATTTGATCCTCTTTGTGTACAAATAAGCTGAAACAGGCACCAAGTATTGACACTGGTTCCCAATCTGTGCCACCCTTTCGATCCTCCTCCCGAACTCTCTCTTGCTTATCAAAACATTCCTAAATCTTTTCACCGCACAAATAATCCCTCCTTGGAGAACTACTTTTTCAGTCATCCCCAATGGACTTTCCCCTAAAACCCCAACTGAAGCCCTCAAAACCTGCCTTAGTGTCATCTGCGTCGACTCCGAATCATTACCAATATTTCTAGTATTTTTACAACTAAACTTCTTGCTGACCGAGTTACAGCTGTAGCCAATGTCGTATCCTTCGAACGAGGTTAAGGGGACGTCATCCATGTAACCTAAGGCGAACTCTTCGTAGCCGTAAATGGAAGACGTGGACCGGAGGCTACATTCTCCGGCTTGAGGGCTTCGTTTAGGTCTAGTGTTCAAAGCTCTTGATAACATCTTTCTTTCTTTAGTACTtgaaattttgttttaaaatgcTTAGTTTTTTATGTTCGGGATCATGGTTTGCAAAATCTTGAGGGTGTGGATACCTATTAAATGATCGAACATGGGTTGATTCTGATTGGTTTCAAGTGTTTTTCTTGGTATACAAAAGAAATGAGTTTTGTTTGTATAGGATATATGACTGTTTGTATCAATCTTAAATGCATATGTATTAACGAGCTAGATTTAGGAAATTCCGTGATTTGAACTGTCTTTGTATTGTATGTAGTTAATAAATTAAGAGTCTTAATTGGTACAAcaatatttgtatatataataattcttataacacaaaaaattcatgaacacaaattttaaatttatcaaaatctcattaTAAATTCAATAATAGTAAAATCTCCGTGATTCGAACTGTCTTTGTATTTTATGTCGTTGATAAATTAAAGATTTCATTACGAGTTTGGTTCAGAAATTCTaattaaaaacaaatttttaaggTAGTTttgcaaataataataataaaagttaTAGTAATTATTTACTTCAAAAAATGAAATGAAGTTTTTTGGTGGCCTCTGCATcaactatttttaaaatatatatttgaacatAAAATTATTGTCATTTTAATTTCAGACTATTTTGATCTCATTATTAATTATTGAGGTGATATCAACAATTTTTAATACCAACTCAGCATTTTCCATTACGTCATCAATATTTTTTGGTgaacatgcatcaacaatttGGTGAAATTAAAAtgtctaaaatattattattattattattattattattattataaagtaGTAATTACTATATCAAAAGCAAAACTTGAAATATTTAGTTAACAAAAACTCGGATTAATGAGACATGCCAGtggacaaaaaaattattttctctaTGAAATATGTACCTACAAATATCTGGTTATTATTACAAAATCTGATTTTAGCATTGAATATTGTTACAAAATAATCAACACTTCATTATTCTTTATCCAATAATTGTACGTATAGAAAGCTGGTtatgaaagaaaaattaaaatgtaGTTAAATTTGCTTGGTTATGAGGTTAATTATCTCAACCATTTGCTGTGTTGatcatgtttttatttgattcgAATAAGAAACGTCAccgaataaaatattttttattttaaatgtcaaCGCAAAAAAGGAAACTCGAGACCTCAGCTTTTCCTTCACGTGACTCGAAATTATTTAACTCAAATAACTAAGTCATAatctataaaataaataaataataattccgTGACAGATACGAGGCATAAATGTGTGATCATTTCCAGTAGTACAGTACAAGGAAATTTTATGAATCTACTGTCCACAAAAGTTGTGCTCGATAGGAAATCATGATTAATTTCAAATTCTTTGATTTATTTGCATCAACCATTTCAAAAGCCACGCtaaaatttcaataattaaaaatttattaaatgttccttcaaatcaaattcaacaAACTAAACATTTtgtggggaaaaaaaaaatcacgacGCATTTAATGGGCGGcagaattaatatataaatttaatatgaATCTTGTTATTGGAGCCAGCGATGTAATATTAACGAATAGATATAGACAAACAACAACATTCTTATTTGGCTTGCCCTGTTATTCCGTGCTTTGTCTTATTATTTTCGGTACGTCAATTATGAGACATTCTTATGGATTTACATcaatgaaaaattaataattcatGCTTTGTCTTATTATTTTGAGTAGGTGTATAGTAGGGATTTACATCCATGCAAGGAGTTAGTCTTAATCAtatttgcaattaaaataatatttttatataaaaagtaaaaaatttcAAGGATAGAGATGGATTTACAAAATTGCCCGAGCTATTTACAAGTgcttttgttatttatttttgtatccCCTATCAAGTGCAAGTAGATTGCCAAACTTCCTATGCATATATTTTAATCAATCATCGAAAAAGTTGGTTATAGTTCTAAATCAATCATCAAGCGATTGACTTTTATTAGTTTCACAAATACGAGCATAATTTGTTTCCTAGGATCATTTTTACGACCACTAGACCATATTCAGAGGTCACAAAATGTCCTCTTTATCTTGTCCCATGATTGTAAAGAAATCTGGAAAATGAGAGGTAACGGACATAATGTTAACAAAGAAActtaaatatttatacataGCCACTCAAATCCATTTCTTGATACATTGAAATAACCATAATTTCTCACATAATTTTAATCAAAAGATTGAACAAATTTCAAGAATTCTCAGAAAGAAGAAGCGCAAGCACCGAGCTGCTGACTGCTGGTCAATTCAGAACATGGCCATGGGCTAACTTCGACAGCAGCTCCACTCACATCAGAGCACTGCCATGGAAGATTTCTCGAACCCGGGGATCCACGGAGATTTATATTCGAAAGACAGATCCCagtaaatggtgcattcttcagCCCGTGAATCAAACCGGGTTGCAGAACCTTCTCGCCCCACACGTCCTTGATCGTAATGTCTTTCAAAGTTGGAAGAGCATTCGGATTATAGTTCTCGTCAGGGTGGTCTCCAACATCGCCCGAGATCTTGATCCCCTTTCGTGCATTCTCTATGTAAATGTTGGAGAAAGTGATGTTTCGTATAGTTCCTCCTCGGCCTACATTGGTTTTCAAATGGATTCCGACTCCCATATTAAATAGATTTATGTGCTCTGCTAAAACGTCTTGAACTCCACCGGAGGTTTCACTTCCAACAGCAATTCCGGCAAATGGTGATGAACCAGTTACTCGTCTAATTGTTATACCTTGACTAGGGCGATTATAAGCGATTCCGTATTCATCCCACCCACTCTTCACTGCCACAAGGTCATCTCCTGTCGATATGTATGAGTCCTCGATGCATACATGGGAGCTCGAGTCTATATCAGTAAATAGCcaaaaaaaaagataatataGAATATCAGTCATTTTTCATGTATAATAAATATACCACGAAAGAAATACTCCCCCTCATAAAAAACATTCCTTGACACAACTTACCTGGATCGATTCCATCAGTGTTGGGAGAGTCTGCAGGAGCCAGGATGGTAACGTATTGAATGACAACATTGCTGACAATAGCAAAAAAAATGACTTAAACCAGATGCTCTGTTTTACCGTTTCAAGGTTCCAACTTTAAACCGAAATAAAAGGCCAGAAGGGATAACAAAATTACTTGGCACGACAATACATAAGCTTTAGGACAACTGTCTCGATATTCTTCAGTGGATTAAAACTAAATCACATACAATCACTAGCGCAGTAAGACAAATACCCATACCTGCAATACACGGGGTGTATGTTCCAAAAGGGCGAGTTCTTGAAAATAACATTGGAAATTGTTATACTTCTGGAGTTCATCAATTCAACGAGGTTAGGCCTAGTAAACTGAAGTGTTCTTTGCCTCCACATATTCCACCAGACTTCACCTTGACCGTCAATCGTCCCATTTTCACCTAAAAAAGTAAATAAATGAGCAATGGTTGAACAAAAACTAAAATGTTCCTTTACAAAATATAAAACAGAAGGGTGACAGCATTTTGTTTATTTAGTCCTTCAGATGATTCCACTCATACTGACCTGTGATTATCACATCATGTAGCCCATCGCCATGGATGAAGCTCATATACCTTCCCCCAGGCAGTTCTCTTCCTCTTCCATAAGAAGGCAAGGGATTTATCAACGGCCATTGATCGGTATCCTAAAGCATTGAGAATGAAAACAAGGTGAGAGATTCACCCCATATGTGTAAGAATAATAAAGGATGAGTAGAAGAAATGATAACATTGGTTTAGACATACAAACACAATAAAGTTCAGAAGTCTCATTATCGTAAACACGCAATCTTATACTAATTTAATATATAACAGACTCAAAGCTATAACTAAAAATTTAACAGATGACGGAATCTAGCACACGCATGCAGTATCACCATTGCACATTTAAGACCATGCATTCAATGTATGCGTGAATAGTTAGCAGAAGCTATGCTAATACGACATCATTGTTTAGATTTTCCAAACGTATGAACAAAAATTTGACCTTTCATAACAAAGGTGACTTATCCATGTTGTCTTACCCAAGGACATAGAGAGAAAGTGAGCAGAAACAGTCACATATTTCTATCGCATTTTACCATATCTACGTATAATCCTGTGATAAGCTACACCCAACATAATATGATATTTCACTCTCTATACTCATTTTCTAGCTCCTCCAATAATCTTTATACAGTTCAGATAtttactattttttaaaaaatatattatcatGTTGTCCACTAGATAGCTAGCAGGCCATGATGCATTGATTAAGTAGAAAAAGGAATAAATATAGTGATAATTTGATTGTTCGTCGCCGTAGTAAATAGACGAGAAAATAGAATTTCTCTCCAGCATCTCTTCCAAGGTGATGTTCCAAtatcttcatcttctttcttttatcACTTAGGAGCCGTGTGAGATGAAAGTCTCATGCACGGTTTTGAAACTCCCAATTCTCTAGCAAATATAGCCCTTTTCATCATTTCTTCGCATGTACCCGCAGTAGCATTCAAGTAATGCCCTTTGACTTGCTCCTACGGAACCAAGGTCgaaaagattgagaaaatcaGTCATTCACAACCACTAATGAAGGATTCCTCGAAAAGTTAAGGAGTCCTACTCATGGTGACTTAGTTGAATTGGGCGAAGCTGTACTCACTTACGATCAACATCTTGTGAAGTTCTTCTTGAACGAATCTATTTCTATGTAAAAATAGAACATCTTGTGAACGTCTTTGTTAAGGTGATCAATATTTGACAATAATATGCTCAAGCCAGCTCCTCGGCCCGCACCCCTCCTTTGATGTGCCCCCTAACATCTCATTCAACGCCATTCAATCCCAAAATCATGTAATAGCCTCTTATACCAACTCAACGTCACTCCATTAAAATCTCATGAATCAACATGCATATTGACCCAGTCAAGTTTTCCATCAGAACTTTAATCACATCGTCCTTGTATGTTCATTCATGAAAACCAACTCATCTAATAAACTGATCAAAATTATCGACATGTATAACTTAGATTAGATAATTGGAGGAACCAGAAACGTGATGCATAGGCAAAacagaaaattaaaaatattttaaaataacaccAGGGGAAAACCATTtgcttcttttttaaaaaaaaaatctaaaaagaAGGGCGTAATCGGTTCCAGCTTATTTCCCTCTCACTTCACCAGTATCTTACAACTTACCGGCATAACCACTCGCACATCAATTAATTTCACTTTGGCGTAGCCGCGTAGGAGTATGCAGATTGGTTATGGGATCACAAGTTCAAAATCCTAAGGTACATAACTCTATATAATTCTTAAGCTGGTCTCCCGTGCTTAATATCACACATTTGTTGCCTAATGCCCGACCAATTAGTgtgtgagtgtgtgtgtgtctTAATATTAACTTCTGGCATATGATTCACATCTTCCACTTGGGGGCATGTTAGGGCACAGTGTTATTGTTTGAAATCGCAAAGGGAACTTGATGATAGAGAGGCTTTTTCCCACAACAAAATCCTTAACAATCCCAGAAACAATTTAACGAAATATTCttacttcaaaattttaactATCAAGACGACAGTAACTATTCCAATGAGATTATGAAAAGGAGAACATTTGTATACCGTTGTAGCTTTGATAACAGCATTTCTAGCCAAGAACAGAGTCATGTGGCTGGTGAGATTAAAGGGTCCTGTTAAAAACTCTCCAGCAGGAACATAAAGTAGAGAGCCACCCGGCCTCCCCAAATGCTGGATTCGGTAAATTGCCTCCTGAAAAGCTTTCGTGTTCAAAGTCACTCCATCCCCAACAGCACCAAAATCCTCTAGCGATATGACATCGCTTCGGTACCTGATTGGTACAATTCCCGAGCATGTAACCCACTCGGCATTGGCAAATCTAGAGCAATTTATCAACAGAGATATAACCCCAAAGGACAGCAAAGTCGAAACAGCAAATGCAAACGGGTGCTGCTGCATTTTGAACTGGTTCTTGATTCTGTTTCCCGAATTCTTTGCAAATCTGGGGGTCGAAACTTGTAAGTGGATTTAGTGAAGAAAGGACACGAGGGTTCcaagaaaaaatatttcttaatcAAAGTGGAGTAGGATTAAGCTCAGTCGAATGGGCGGAAAGGGATGATTTGTGTATAATGCGTCACTAAAGCTCAGATTTTTGTAACTATTTTGTGATTAAGCCAACTGTTAAGAGTATACGACAGAAAAATTCAGCAATTCTCCGCTTCAAGAAACGCAACACAGCGGAAAAATCTGAAAAACTGCATGCTCCATCAAagattcaaataattaaaaaaaatgagatcTTGAAATGATACAAAGAGAAAACTCCAAACAAAGATCTCCCGAAATGATTAGACCAAATCTgcaattaaaaaaatgaaaacaatcACCACAACTCCAATCATAAAGCATAAATGGCTACAAAAAGTAGAAACTTGGTACTAAAAcagaagaagcaaaagaaaaCACAGGGAAGTGAACAAAAATACAGAAAGTGGTTCAAACACAAACAAACCCATTAAAGGTTACCCGCGGAGCTCTTCTTTGTCGTGAAGTAGCCGGGGTTCCAAATGGATAAAGAGAGTGGTCACCGAGAGGGGAGAGGGAAGGACCTTTTTATTATtacattataaatatattttataatagatCAGAAGAAAAAGGGGAGACAAAAACTAATAGTTAATTAACGGATAACTTTTGCTTTCGACCCATGTCCCCCCTCGGTGTGGGCAAATGCTAcgataaacatttaaaattttgcccgtaaagtagttgtttttacttttttgaattttagaattttgatCATTAACAGTTTTTAGTTATTTTACATGAAGAATTGATATGATCGCCATAATCCTTATGTCAACATCACGGGGGAAAAAAAAACTTGAGCTTGAGATTATTAAATCAtttgttttttccaaaattgttttttcataaaatttgcaGAAATTgtagaaaatataaataaaaaaaaaagttattgaGGTTCACAAATCACCATAGCATGTGGCGTCTGGCCCTTACTGGCCTGAATTATGGAACAGATGCACGTGCTTGCCAAATGCCAGGCCATttcattcattaacatcatTCATTAAATTGTGACTTCTATACCACAATTATTTGCTCGAATTTTACATAtatatcaactaaaaattaataataatatatcaaaaaataataataataataatttaaaacaatagtttcaataataataacaataatagtcataataaaataaatacgtatatatatatttcgagaGTCGCTAATATctataatgaaaaataataattttttatataaaatgtaatatttttttcatgagtCAAATCAAATAAGAGGTATGTCTCGCAAAATCGACATTAAAAATCGtctcatataattttttttaagtaaaagaCATGTCCTAATTAATTAAACTCAATTTATATTTGAACATATTTGAGTTTCAATAATTCACTTTCAGTATTTTCCAAACACCATTCCGGAATCCGGTATGATTTGTATCAACTTGATAAGTTCAAAATTATTACAAAATATACATGCTTATAAATAAAGTTATAGTAAAGCAAAGTACACTTGGTCCCATGTGGCATGTGTAAAGACCTAAATATCCTCATGTCCAGCCCAGAAGTTGTAAATAAGTTTGTTGGACATTAAATAACAATGTTTGAATACAGACATTTTTTATAGATAGACGATATATGATAATAGAGTTGTTAATGGGTCGGACGGTTCATTCACGGGCCAAAGCCCATATTGGGCTCATCAAACTAAACCCAATTAAAGAGTCGAACCTTATGGACCAAAATATTAGCTGGGTTCATATTAACCCGGAATCCCATCGAGGCCCGGTATATACAAACatattttctgttttttttaaaaagaaaatcaaaatttgattggtcattcaatattaaaaaaaactattgtATGAAATTCTAACCTTTTTAAAAAGTGATAAAATTCATTGCTTTCGCGTCAAAAGATTTCCTGCAATATGTAAATtgttaccaaaaataattaaatttcaaaatagaaTTATTAAGCTTTACATTTACATGTATTAAAACTAAACATCCAGGTATGGTTTTTCAAGAAACGAGGGAAGGCCATGTAGTCGGTGGCCCGACCCGAATAAGTGGAGCCCGATTGGGGAAATTGACAGTCAACTCACAGTGCACGTATTGAAGTAGAAAGCTTTGCATTTGAATGTGAATATTCAGCTTAAGCTTAAGCTTGAGGATGAAGTTGTGTTTTTAATCCCCAAACAACAGCACATGCCTCCATTTTCATCTCCCCTTCGTAAAGAACATGCAAGACCTGTAATTTATGTTTTTAGTCCCAATAATATCATAAACACGACAGCATTTATTAGTATCTGCCCATTTTTCTGTACCATTTCCCCCCTCATCTCTCCATATATACTCTGTCTTTCACCCTTCCCTCTCGCCCAATCTCAATCTTTTTCTTCCTTCTATGCTCGTTCTTGAGTTTATCTCCAGTTTCAACGAATGTTTGAGCAGCACATTTGAGTTTAAACTTTTTTTCCCGGTTGTTTTTATAAGTTTTTGTTTGAGGTTTTGATGGAGAAATCCTCGGGGCTCTGTTTTTCGATGGCTCCTCTGTTTTTGGTGCTTTGGGTTCTCCTTCCTCCTCCGGCATTGGCTGTCCATGACTATGGCCAGGCTCTCAGCAAGAGTATTCTTTTCTTTGAAGCTCAAAGATCTGGCTACTTGCCCAGTAACCAAAGAGTTAAATGGAGAGGTCATTCTGGGCTCAACGATGGAAAAATCAGTGGCGTGAGTTTTTTTTCCCTTCATTTTCATACCAAATCTTGTACTTGCACAATTCTGGTTTTTCGTTTGTGAACCCTGAATCGTTGCAGGTGGATCTGGTGGGAGGATACTACGATGCCGGGGACAACGTTAAATTCGGTTTGCCGATGGCATTCACCGTTACGATGATGTCTTGGAGCGTGATAGAATATGGAAGGCAAATGGGTAAGAGTGGGGAACTTGGGCACGCCATTGAGGCCATCAAATGGGGCACTGATTACTTCATTAAAGCTCACCCCCAACCTTATATCCTCTACGGAGAGGTAAACCACTAGTGTGGCAGCAATGTTGTAATCATATGCTATAATCTGTTTCATTACTGAAAATGGACCCTTGGGATGACTGATCATGCTAAAAAATCTTACAATGCAGTATATTTTCAATGTCATTTTTTTGGTTAAGTGAAGGTGGGAGATGGAAACACAGACCACAGCTGCTGGCAGAGGCCAGAGGACATGACCACCTCAAGAGCTGCTTACAAGATCGACCCGAGCCACCCGGGATCCGACCTCGCGGGCGAGACAGCCGCCGCCATGGCCGCCGCCTCCATCGTCTTCCGCCGCTACAATCCTTCCTACTCGGCGGAGCTCCTCAAACACGCGTACCAGGTAACGAAATTTGATTCCAGGATGGCAGTAATTAGGTGGTCACGCGAGGGTGGTTGGTGTCGGTGCACTGTAGCAGTTGGTGCCCACATTTATTACAAAAAATCTTCAGGGATTCTCTTCTCATATCTCTCTGTTATTTATTGATGCTATATTTAAGTATCAGCCGGTGGGCTCATGCATGGATAACAAAGCTTGCTATTTTAAGGAAGAATTAAGGAGATATGTTTTCTATATTCCCAATTTGCTTTAAACTTGTTGATCTCTCTGTTGGTTACAGCTATTTGATTTTGCGGACAAGTACAGGGGAAAATATGACAGTAGCATCACAATAGCTCGGAAATATTATCGATCTATTAGCGGATATGCTGTATGTGATCCCATCCCTTCATCAATGCTACTCTACTAATTAAAAAGATtccatttttattgattttttggaCATATGATTGAATAATATGGGGCAGGATGAACTGTTGTGGGCAGCTGCATGGCTGTACAAGGCAACACATAATGAGTACTACTTGAATTACTTGGGAGACAATGGTGATTCGCTTGGAGGAACTTATTGGGCCATGACTGAATTTGGTTGGGATGTAAAGTATGCGGGTGTTCAAACCCTTGTCGCTAAGGTTACTCATAAATTACTTTTCAAGATTTTGGATATAAACTTAGATGAGTTATATAACTAATCAAGATGCGGATTGTGTTTTTGCAGCTTCTGATGGCAGGGAAAGGTGGAAGACATACTTCTGTTTTTGAGGGTTATCGGGAGAAGGCCGAGTTCTTCATGTGTTCCTGCCTGGGGAAGGGGACGCACAACGTTCAAAGGACGCCTGGAGGGCTCTTATTTAGGCAAAGATGGAACAACATGCAGTTTGTGACCAGTGCTACATATCTCATGACTGTATACTCAGACTATCTCGCGTCAGCTGGCAAATCTCTCAAATGTTCATCTGGCTACGTCTCGCCCTCCGAGCTTTTCTCCTTTGCCAAATCTCAGGTGCGTGTTTATATATGTGCTAACATCATTCGCCACTTTGATATCCATTTCCACTTGAGATCTTGTTTGTTGTGGTGTCAGGTGGACTACATTCTTGGAGATAACCCCCGAGCGACGAGTTACATGGTCGGATACGGAAACAATTATCCTAGACAAGTGCACCACAGGGCTTCCTCCATCGTGTCTTTTAAGGTTGATCCTTCGTTTGTTAGCTGCAGGGGAGGCTATTCCACATGGTATAAGAGAAAGGGAAGTGACCCCAATCTTCTTACCGGTGCCGTTGTTGGAGGACCTGATGCTTACGACAATTTCGCCGATCAAAGGGACGATTATGAACAAACTGAGCCTGCTACTTACAACAATGCTCCACTTCTCGGCGTGCTAGCCAGGCTACATGGCGGTCATGGTGGCTATAACCAGCTCCTTCCAGGTTTTTTCACTGCATCCAAAGACTTTCTTGATACTAAGTTTACGAAAAAAGTGGCGAGTTTAATGTTTTTTGGCTTTTGTGATCCTAGTCGAGCTGCCTCCACTCAAACCAATAGTCAATATCCCAACTCCAGTAGCAAAGCCTGTTATAGGTCCATTTCCAGGTACCATTCTACACATCCATTGTTTCCTGCAATAGACAGGCGAAATCGTCTTTCTTGGATTGGATATTAAACCCAACAACCCCATTTGCAGGTTCATCAGCCAAGCCAATTGGTATCAATCAAAAGCTTACAACTTCATGGATACAGAAGGGAGTGACTTACCACAGATATTCCGCAACAATCACCAACAAATCTCCCAAAAACTTGAAGACTCTGAGACTCCATATTTCCAAGCTCTATGGTCCGATATGGGGTCTTGCAAAGTCTGGTAGTTCGTACTTATTCCCTGAATGGATCAACTCTTTGGCACCTGGAAAAAGCC
This region includes:
- the LOC140872809 gene encoding probable inactive receptor kinase At5g58300; the encoded protein is MDDVPLTSFEGYDIGYSCNSVSKKFSCKNTRNIGNDSESTQMTLRQVLRASVGVLGESPLGMTEKVVLQGGIICAVKRFRNVLISKREFGRRIERVAQIGNQCQYLVPVSAYLYTKRIKFVVCGYYPMGSLADLLAGAREQGQTALQWKHRLKIIQCIAKAIGYIHSQNPPREKRLQVNVHGDIKSSNVMIDIDFTAHLSNYGFVQLAENVVDIDDPGQMVQLSTQPERVLCTGTTSRESDVHNLGVVLMDILGWPNKAGTSSKAKRNIDCLFEFCVEGRDLKQANMIYEIALGCIDGVSNARPTIQQILSCLEDTLYM
- the LOC140872726 gene encoding endoglucanase 6-like isoform X1 translates to MEKSSGLCFSMAPLFLVLWVLLPPPALAVHDYGQALSKSILFFEAQRSGYLPSNQRVKWRGHSGLNDGKISGVDLVGGYYDAGDNVKFGLPMAFTVTMMSWSVIEYGRQMGKSGELGHAIEAIKWGTDYFIKAHPQPYILYGEVGDGNTDHSCWQRPEDMTTSRAAYKIDPSHPGSDLAGETAAAMAAASIVFRRYNPSYSAELLKHAYQLFDFADKYRGKYDSSITIARKYYRSISGYADELLWAAAWLYKATHNEYYLNYLGDNGDSLGGTYWAMTEFGWDVKYAGVQTLVAKLLMAGKGGRHTSVFEGYREKAEFFMCSCLGKGTHNVQRTPGGLLFRQRWNNMQFVTSATYLMTVYSDYLASAGKSLKCSSGYVSPSELFSFAKSQVDYILGDNPRATSYMVGYGNNYPRQVHHRASSIVSFKVDPSFVSCRGGYSTWYKRKGSDPNLLTGAVVGGPDAYDNFADQRDDYEQTEPATYNNAPLLGVLARLHGGHGGYNQLLPVELPPLKPIVNIPTPVAKPVIGPFPGSSAKPIGINQKLTTSWIQKGVTYHRYSATITNKSPKNLKTLRLHISKLYGPIWGLAKSGSSYLFPEWINSLAPGKSLEFVYIHSASPAKVLVSSYILV
- the LOC140872726 gene encoding endoglucanase 6-like isoform X2 → MEKSSGLCFSMAPLFLVLWVLLPPPALAVHDYGQALSKSILFFEAQRSGYLPSNQRVKWRGHSGLNDGKISGVDLVGGYYDAGDNVKFGLPMAFTVTMMSWSVIEYGRQMGKSGELGHAIEAIKWGTDYFIKAHPQPYILYGEVGDGNTDHSCWQRPEDMTTSRAAYKIDPSHPGSDLAGETAAAMAAASIVFRRYNPSYSAELLKHAYQLFDFADKYRGKYDSSITIARKYYRSISGYADELLWAAAWLYKATHNEYYLNYLGDNGDSLGGTYWAMTEFGWDVKYAGVQTLVAKLLMAGKGGRHTSVFEGYREKAEFFMCSCLGKGTHNVQRTPGGLLFRQRWNNMQFVTSATYLMTVYSDYLASAGKSLKCSSGYVSPSELFSFAKSQVDYILGDNPRATSYMVGYGNNYPRQVHHRASSIVSFKVDPSFVSCRGGYSTWYKRKGSDPNLLTGAVVGGPDAYDNFADQRDDYEQTEPATYNNAPLLGVLARLHGGHGGYNQLLPGFFTASKDFLDTKFTKKVASLMFFGFCDPSSSAKPIGINQKLTTSWIQKGVTYHRYSATITNKSPKNLKTLRLHISKLYGPIWGLAKSGSSYLFPEWINSLAPGKSLEFVYIHSASPAKVLVSSYILV
- the LOC140872727 gene encoding probable polygalacturonase; the encoded protein is MQQHPFAFAVSTLLSFGVISLLINCSRFANAEWVTCSGIVPIRYRSDVISLEDFGAVGDGVTLNTKAFQEAIYRIQHLGRPGGSLLYVPAGEFLTGPFNLTSHMTLFLARNAVIKATTDTDQWPLINPLPSYGRGRELPGGRYMSFIHGDGLHDVIITGENGTIDGQGEVWWNMWRQRTLQFTRPNLVELMNSRSITISNVIFKNSPFWNIHPVYCSNVVIQYVTILAPADSPNTDGIDPDSSSHVCIEDSYISTGDDLVAVKSGWDEYGIAYNRPSQGITIRRVTGSSPFAGIAVGSETSGGVQDVLAEHINLFNMGVGIHLKTNVGRGGTIRNITFSNIYIENARKGIKISGDVGDHPDENYNPNALPTLKDITIKDVWGEKVLQPGLIHGLKNAPFTGICLSNINLRGSPGSRNLPWQCSDVSGAAVEVSPWPCSELTSSQQLGACASSF